A part of Catharus ustulatus isolate bCatUst1 chromosome 8, bCatUst1.pri.v2, whole genome shotgun sequence genomic DNA contains:
- the NSMCE4A gene encoding non-structural maintenance of chromosomes element 4 homolog A yields MSHSGESSPASRGRRSRPPHAQEDTAETAGERLRQLNIDEGDDREHNRMIRSQYRELISTVQQNREAMLNSKSNRLTEALEEANRLFDGVCRAREAALDAQFLVIASNIGKEKANELHSEMSAFDSTAFEEDLLTFMGVNRTEVEETDDSEDGSGVFLPSDAWKTVGGEALKYFRRAPTFHYMMGSFKSEPPVPKQRIERQKKASRGKAERAMPAQLKKMEESHQEATEKEVERILGILQTHFENDPNTPISFFDFVIDPNSFSRTVENMFHVSFLIRDGLAKIRLDEDGLPIIEPLKPSGGEEDSRAGARNQVVLSLDQKEWQEIIETFQIREAMITPLPQSTEEEMETE; encoded by the exons ATGTCGCACAGCGGCGAGTCCTCGCCGGCCTCGCGGGGCCGCCGCTCGCGCCCGCCACACGCCCAGGAGGACACGGCGGAGACGGCGGGCGAGAGGCTCCGGCAGCTCAACATCGACGAGGGCGACGACAGGGAGCACAACAGGATGATCCGCAGCCAGTATCGGGAGCTCATCTCCACCGTGCAGC AAAATCGAGAGGCTATGCTGAATTCTAAAAGCAACAGACTAACAGAAGCTTTGGAAGAAGCCAATAGACTTTTTGATGGAG TTTGCCGTGCACGAGAGGCTGCACTGGATGCCCAGTTCCTTGTTATAGCATCCAATATAGGAAAGGAGAAGGCCAATGAGTTACACTCAGAGATGTCAGCATTTGACTCAACAGCATTTGAAGAAGACTTG ctgaCTTTTATGGGTGTAAATCGCACAGAAGTAGAAGAAACTGATGACTCTGAGGATGGCTCAGGTGTATTTTTACCTAGTGATGCCTGGAAGACAGTAGGAGGAGAAGCACTCAAGTACTTCAGGAGAGCACCTACTTTTCACTACAT GATGGGATCTTTCAAGTCTGAACCTCCTGTACCAAAGCAACGGATTGAGAGGCAGAAGAAAGctagcagaggaaaagcagaacgGGCAATGCCTGCTCAG ttaaaaaaaatggaggagTCTCATCAAGAAGCTACAGAAAAAGAAGTAGAGAGGATCTTGGGGATACTGCAGACTCATTTTGAAAATGATC CTAATACACCCATTTCCTTCTTTGATTTTGTGATTGATCCGAACTCGTTCTCACGCACTGTGGAAAACATGTTTCATGTGTCCTTCCTTATCAGG GATGGTCTTGCAAAAATAAGGTTGGATGAAGATGGATTGCCAATAATAG AGCCTCTGAAACCCAGCGGGGGAGAggaggacagcagagctggagcacgCAACCAGGTGGTCTTAAGTCTGGACCAGAAAGAATGGCAG GAGATCATAGAAACATTTCAGATAAGAGAAGCCATGATTACCCCTCTTCCTCAGAGCACTGAAGAGGAAATGGAGACAGAGTAA